GCCGCACAGTTTTTTGCAGTCGGCCTAATCGTCGCCTTTATGGCTTGGTTGGCCAAATTGCCTGGCTGCAACCTCAACGCGTTGGCCAAAGCGTTTCAAGACGGGGCCGCGCAATTGCTGCCCGCTGCATTGGTTGTCGCTGCTGCGAAGGGCATCGTTCTGCTGCTGGGAGGAGATGATCCGGCTGGCTATTCATTACTCAATACCTTGCTGGATAGCGCTGCCGCGATCACAGCGGCAGCGCCGCAATGGCTGACCGCCTGGACTATGTTTATTGCACAAGGGGTCACCAATCTGTTCATCGTATCGGGCTCCGGCCAAGCCAGTGTGACCATGCCGCTTATGGCACCGCTCGCGGATTTGTCCGGGGTGGAGCGTCAGGTGGCGGTTCTCGCATTTCAACTCGGGGATGGCCTGATGAATCTGGTTGTTCCCACATCTGCAGCGCTGATGGGCTGCTTGGCTGCCGCACGCGTTGATTATGTCGATTGGTTGCGTTTCGCATGGAAGCCGATGCTGGTGCTGATGGCCATGGCATCCGCAATCATGCTCGCAGCGCAAATAGGGGGATATTCCTGATGGGTCAGTCTTTCACCAAGGCAGGACGCTTGCTGGCCGTCACTATCGGATTGGCGCTGGCATTGACTTCTGCAACAGCAGCACCAGCCGATGCTCATGAAATGGCACAGAACGACACAAGGGCCAACGCACAGGCCAAAGCAGGCCAATTGATAATTGTCGGTGGTGGGCTTGATCCCACAAATGCAGCAATCTTCAAGGCTCTTCTGGATGCACGGCCAGCGGGTAAAAAGACGGTAGCAATCATCCCCGCAGCCTCTGGTAGTCCCGCAGGGTCAGCCAAGCGTTTTGCCGAAAACTTGCAACGGCATGGGCTGGATGAAGACAACATCGTAACCATCCGGCTGGCAGTTAAAGATGACCCCAACACGCGCGGTGTGGATGAAAGCCGCTGGGCGGGAAATGCCGGCCGGAAAAGTGAGATCGCCAAATTGGAGGAAGCCGGGGCGATATGGTTCACGGGTGGTGATCAAGCCCGGATCGTGCAATCGCTTCTTAACAGTGACGGTAGCGAAACGCCGATGCTGGCCGCAATCCACCACCATCATGCCACAGGAACGGCGATCGGCGGAACTTCGGCCGGTGCAGCGATGATGAGCACAATGATGCTGCTGCAGGGCGATACACCAGGGGCTCTATTGCCCGATGGCAGCGGGGAGAAGCTCGCGCTTGGTCGCGGATTAGGATTCTTTCGCCATGGGCTGGTGGATCAGCATTTTGGCGAACGGGCGCGCCTGGGCCGTTTGGCATTAGCACTTGGCATGATACCGGCTGTGAAGCGCATTGGCTTCGGCATTGATGAAGACACTGCGTTCATCATCGATCACGCGACTATGCGCGGCACAGTCGCCGGCAGCGGCTACGTCACAATCCTTGATGCACGATCCGCCCGCTTCGACATCGGCAAGCGCATTGGTATATCCGGATTGACCGTCGGAATTGCGAGCAGCGGAGACTCGGTCAATCTGTCGCTTAGCTCCATATCGTCGGCGGATTACAAACGGTCTGTAATTGGCCGGGAATATTTTGATCGCCCACAGGTTGTAGGTGGCGGGATGGCCGTTTCCGGAACATCGTTGGCAGAAGTCATCGGCGAGGGCCTGGTCGATAACAAAGCAGCCGACAGCACTGAAAAACTGTCTTTCATAAGCGAATATGGCCTCAATTATCAATTCGGCCAGACTGACAAAAGTCAAGGATGGTGGGGCCGAGATGCTTCAGGCACAGCTCGATACACCGTGACGAATGTGGCTTTTGACATTGTCCCTGTACGCGTCACCGTGAAGAAGGAAATCACGCAATGAGTGTTCTGTACCGCATTGTCATCCACGGCGGTGCCGGTGTTTCGCTAGGCCGCGATTATGGAGAAGTTGAAAGCCACCTCGCGGTCGTCATCCAGCAGTGTTCAGACAAGCTTGAAAATGGTGAAACTGCCTTGGCAACGGTCGAATTTGCGGTTGCTGCGTTAGAGACCAGCGGATTGTATGTAGCCGGGCGCGGATCAGCCCCGAACAGTTCAGGCATGGTCGAATGCGATGCCTCAATAATGGACGGTGCGCAGAACCGGGCTGGCGGTGTTTGCGCGGTACGCGATCTGGTCAATCCTATATCGGCTGCTCGCCTGGTATTGGAACAAACGCCTTACAGCCTTCTTGCAGGTGAAGGCGCGCGTGCGTTTGCCATAGAAAACGGGTGCGACCGTGTAGCAGACCCTGACACCTATTACCGTTTGCCCGTCGGCGTACTTGCCGATGAACTGCTGCACCCGGAACTCACCTTATCGCACGGCACGGTCGGCGCAGTCGCTCTTGATCGCGAAGGCCGGCTGGCATCAGCAACGTCAACCGGTGGATTATTTGGTAAGCTGGCTGGCCGCGTAGGCGATACGCCTCTGATAGGTATTGGAACCTGGGCGGACGAAAATGTCGCAATCAGTTGCACTGGCATAGGAGAAGCGTTCATCTCTGCAGGCGGCGCTCGCGATATTATCGCCCGGATGACGTATGGCAAAGAGACGCTGGAAAGCGCCGCTGACAATATGCTGCAAGCTGTCGCCGAAAATGAAGGCGACGGCGGCTTGATCGCCCTCGACCGAGAGGGGCGCTTTGTTATGCCTTTTAATTCAGACGGAATGAAACGCGCCTGTGCAGGGGATGGCCTAAAGACGGTTGTAGCAATTACTTGAATATGATGGGCCCGCTGTTACGCGCGAAGTAAAGCTGCACGACCGCACCAAACTAGTGCTCAAAAGAAGCTCTGAGTTCTAATCGGCTGTTTGCGCACCAAACAGTCTTGAATGGGCACAGATTCCCAAAGGTCTTGGATCATGCATTACATACAATTGTGCAGAAATGCGGGTTGAGTTTGATCTCGACCCGATCGCCAGCCTTGATAGGGCTCTCGATAGTGGCTTTCGCCAGCCACACTTCCTGACCGGGGCCCTCTACGCGGATCGCAAGGTTTGCGCCGAGTGGATGAATTTCTTGCGCTTTGCAGTTGCCATTCGGGTTAAGTGAAATCCCCATCCCTTCGGGCCGGACCAATGCCTTTCCCCGACCCGGTACGCTGCTCGCCGCCTCAATAGCACCGAACGGCGTTTGCAGTTTGCCGTTCTCGACTGGCCCGTCCCATTCATTGATCTCGCCCAACAGCCGCGCGGCGCTGGCCGATACGGGGTTGAGATACAGCTCAGCCGGTGCGCCGGTTTGCACGATCCGGCCATCGATCATCAACGCAAGCGTATCGGCCATATACATAGCTTCTTCTGCATCATGCGTAACCATCAGTGCAGCTGCACCTTGCGCCGCGATTGCCGCCAGCGCGGTGTCGCGCAGTTCCGCGCGGAGCTTTCCATCAAGGCCGGAGAACGCCTCATCCAGCAGGATCGTGTCAGGTGCCGGTGCCAAAGCGCGAGCCAACGCGATCCGCTGCTGCTCGCCCCCTGATAACATGTGCGGGTAGTCTTCTGCACGCGCCGACAGATGGACCTGCTCGAGCATTGCCAACGCGCGGTCGCGCCGTTCTGCCACGGATCCGCTGCGCAATCCGAATAGCACATTATCGATCACGCTAAGATGCGGGAACAGCGAGAAGTCCTGAAACACCATGCCGATATTGCGGTTTTCGGGCAGCACTAGCGCAGCGCCATCGGTGAGAACACGCGTGTCTGACTCGATGGTCCCGCTATTGAGGTCCTCTAATCCCGCAATCGCGCGTAGCAAGGTCGATTTACCCGCACCTGAGGGACCGAGGATTGCCGTCACACTGCCCTGCCGCAATGTCAGATCGACATTATCGAGAACCTTCTTTCCGCCGCGCAGCTTCGTTAGGCCGGTCGCGCGAAGTGTGGGAGTGGTCATGGTTGGCCTCTCTCAGAAAGCCAGCCGATGAGCAACATCACCGGCACACCCAAGCCTACCAAAATCAGCGAGGGTAATGCCGCCTGCGCCAGACGCTCGTCAGAGGCGAAATGGTGCGCGCTGATCGCGAGCGTTTCGAAATCAAGCGGGCGCAGGATCATCGTGGCGGGCAGCTCCTTCATAACCTCAATGAACACCAACGCCGCAGCGGTGATCATTCCGCTTGAAGCCAGCGGCAAGTGAATGCGGCGGATCACTTCGAACCGGCTCGCACCAAGGGATCGCGCTGCTTGGTCCATACTGGGGGTGATGCGCTGGAAAGCGCTTTCACAGGGCCCAATCGCGGCCGCAGCAAAGCGGGCTTGATACGCAAACAAAAGAGCCAGCAGACCGCCGCCAGAAATCGTCACGGACGCCGCCCACGATATGCCGCTAATTAGGCTTTGTGCCGCACCCAAGATCGCAATGACGCCAAGCGCAGCCACTGCACCCGGCACAGCGTAGCCAGCATGGGCTATCCGCACGGAGATGCGTGCAAGCGTCCCTCCACTGCGCGCTGCATAGGCTGCGCCGACACCGATCAAGATGGCGAGCAGTGCTGATAGCGCGGCGACCGTTAGCGTGCCACTCACCGCTGACCATGGCGATGCTTGGCGCGATGTTTCCAGCGTCAATTGCAGCAAGTGCGCGACCGGTGCGAATAGCCCCAACGTTACCGGAATAAGGCAGAGCAGAAGCGCCAGCAGGCCGCGCTGACCTTGCAATATGACGCGCGGGTTTGGTCTGTGTCGCCCGCCCGCTTGCGCGATGCTTCGCCTCCGCCGGATCCAGCGTTCAAACCCGAAGAACGCCAATGTAAGAATCACCAGTATCAGTGCCATCCGTGCGGCAGCTTCCGGATCGCCGAACGATATCCATGCGCGGATGATGCCAACGGTGAATGTCGGCGAGCCGAGGAAATCGACCGTACCGTAATCAGCCAGCGTCTCCATCGCGACCAACGCCAAGCCCGCCATAATTGCAGGGCGCGCAATCGGTAGTGCCACTTTCCAGAACGCGCGCAACGGACCAGCACCCAATATTCGCGCAGCTTCAAAACTATGGCTTCCTTCGCTTGCAAATGCCTGCCGAGCGAGGAGGAATACATAGGGGTAGAAGCACAGAGAGAATACAAAGCTTGCGCCGGTCACGCCGCTGATTGACGGGAACATCCCGCCAGTAGCTACATTGAGCGGACCACCCGCAGCGCTCATCGACATCCACGCATAGGCCGCGACATAGCTTGGCATCGCAAGTGGTAGCGGCAACAGGACCATCGCCAATCGCCTGCCTGCAAACTCATATCGCGCAGTCAGCCATGCCGTTGGAACCGCCAAGAATGTGGTGCCAATCATAGCAGCCGCAACCAGCAAGACGGAGTTGAGCGAGTACGTGCCCAGCACTGTCTCGAACAGATGGCCGAAATGACCGCCTCCGCCAGCTATGGCCATCGGCACAAGCGCCATCACCGGAAGAGCACAAATTAGTGCTCCGGCGATGCCCGCTACCTTTGGATCAAAGCTCCATCCGCCACGGCTGGGCCAATTAGCGGATGAGGAAAGGCGTTGCGTTATGGCCATCCGGCTTTGTTAAATATTTCCTGTGCTTTGGCTTGGTTCTCACCGAGTTTGCTCAGCGCAATAGGATCGATTTTACGATTATCCAAGCTTTCAAGCGCCGAATTATCATAGGTCACGTTGGTGACCGGATATTCGCTAGTCAGTTCGGCAAAGAACCGCTGCGGTTGCTCAGTCATCGCAAACTCTATGAAGCGCCGCGCCAGTTCCGGATTGGGAGCATGCTTGGCCACACCTGCACCAGATACGTTCAGGTGTATGCCTGGGCCCTCCTCTGGCCAGAACACAGCCAATCCTTGGACCGCGCTCGGGTCTTCCTTCATCAGGCGTGCAAAGTAGTAATGATTGACCAAGGCCACATCGCACTCACCCGCCTTCACCGCTTTGATCTGGTCAGTATCACCGCCCAATGGGTCACGCGCGAAGTTGCTTGCGACACCGGTCGCCCAAGCCTGCGCCTTCTGCTCGCCCCAGCGGTCGATCAGCGCGCCAAGAAGCGAGATATTATATATATTGCCGGAAGCACGGGCGCACACCCGCCCTTTATATGCCGGATCAGCAAGCGTTTCGTAGCCGGTGAGCTGACTGGCTGGTGCACGGTCAGTCGCGTGGACCAGAACACGCGCGCGGCTGGCCAAACCATACCAAAGGCCTTCGGGATGCCGTAGTCCTGCGGGAACGGCCTCATCCAAAGCGCTTGAGCTGAGTGGAGCGAATAGCCCTTCTTGCTCCGCGCGCCAAAGCCGACCGGCATCGACGGTGATGATAACGTCCGCCGGGCTGCGCGCTCCATCGGTCTTCAGCCGTTCTACCAAGAGGTCGCCATCGGCTTCAATCGTTCTGACATCGACGCCGGTTTGCTTTTCAAAGGCTTCGTAAAGCGCGTAGTCGGAATCGTAGTGGCGCGAGGAAAATACCACGAGCGTACCCGCGTCTTCTGCGGAAGCACCATCTCCGCCAGTTTCACTGCAGGCGGCCAGACCGACCAGTAATGGCGCAGTGACCAATAATGCGCTCAGCTTCATTTCGAATCCTTCCAGATGTTCTCAATTCAACTATATCATCACGCTCGCGCGCATTGGCGGAAAGCGCAAGGATACTCGTCAAAGACCGACTCGGTACACTTCTATCGCTATTGCGAAGCACTCGCATTACCCATTGGCCTGATTGGGATATACTGTCAACGCCGATATAGAATATAGTGCTAGTTCGCTTTTCTGCGCTATCCAGCAGCAGCCTTCAGATGATCGCCGAGAATACCCCGCGCAATGACTCGCAAAGCCAGTGTCTCTTCTGCGCCTTCGAATATGGATAGAACACGCGCATCTACGAAATAACGCGATACCGCATATTCCTCAGCATAGCCCATGCCTCCATGGATTTGCACCGCTTCGCGTGTGACATATTCGGCAGAGCGACAAGCAAACAGCTTGGCCAAACTCGCCTCCATCTGTCCGCCGCCAGCATCCATTCGCTTGGCGACGTTATAGGCAAGCGCACGGCTGGCCATGAACCGTGCCGCCATCGTCGCAATCTTGCTTTGAGTCAGTTGATGCTGGCTGAGAGGCTTACCGAAAATCACACGGTCGTTGGCGTATCGGATCGACTCCGATAACGCCGCCATCATCACACCGCTTGCCCGGGCAGCCGTCTGGATACGACCGCCAGTCATGCCGTTCATGGTAAAGTAAAAACCACGACCAAGGCCTGCCTCTTCGCCAAGCACATGCGAATCCGGTACGAAGAAATCCTCATAGGACATCTCGAAACTATGCATTCCGCGATAGCCGATCGTCGCGATTGCCCTGCCCCGCACGCGCCCGCCGCCGCCTTGCTCCAGGTCGAACTCGTGTCCGTCATAGCGCGGCTTCTCCACGAGCAAAATGCTAAGCCCTTTGAAGCCCGGCTCGCTGCCCGTGCGTGCGACAACCATCAGCACATCGGCTTTGCCCGCGAAGGTACACCATGTCTTCGCACCATTGAGCACCCAGCCGCCCTCGACTTTGCTCGCCTTGAGCTTGAGGCTGGCCGCATCAGAGCCATGATCGGGTTCGGTGATCGAGATTGCCGCGAGTGTCTCGCCCGATGCAATGCGTGGTAACCAATCTGCTTTCTGATCCTCGGTGCCGCCTGCCAATATCGCACGAGCTAGAATTTCAGGCCGAGTAATAAGACTACCTCCGGCACCAAGAGAGGCTTCAGAGAGCGCCTCCGTTACCGCGATCATCGTTTGCGTATTCTCACCGCTATCGGGTGCAGAGCCGCCGAATTTTTCCGGAATGGAGAGTCCGAACACACCCATATCCGCCATCTGCCGAAGCAAGCTGTCAGGAATATCGAGATCGCGGCGATGAATCTCCTCTGCCAAAGGCGCGACGGCGTCTCTTGCAAACCGCACGAACATTTCGCGGGCCATGTCGACATCATCATTCGTCGCAATTGCTTTGAACGCGTCGCCGCCCGCACAGACGCGCGCGCCCGCTACGGCAAGCTTGGCTGGTGAGGCGCTTTCAAGAGTTGCGAGATAGTCAGGTGATTGACGGATGCCGTTGATTTTCTCGCTGTGACCCAATTCAGCAGCAATGGCTTCCATGCGGCCCACAGTGCCCGGAAGCGTTTTCCCTGCAAAGACTTGCGCCAGAGCCGCATTCTCGGCCTGTGCTCCGACCGACACTTGTTTCAGAAAGTCGCGCGCAGATTGCAGTTCGGCGGCAGCCAGCGCGAATTCGTAGGACAGGACTTGCTGTGCGTCGAAGCGCTCCTCATCGAGCCTGCCATCGCTTGCGCAAGCTGCGGCGAGCGCCTTGCCCAAATCAGAAAAAATGTGATCTAGCTGGTCAACCAGTCGCAGGCTGGCATCTAAGGAAGCGATCGGCGCAGTTTCATCGGTCATCGCTGCCCCTTTGCCAAGCATTGCAGCACTGGACTAGCCCTAACACGCGAACTCAGGGAACCGGTGCGACCGCGCGACGTTTTATGGCCGGGCTCACAAGGGGATAAAAATCATGGCCAGCGGCAAACGTTCTTTCATCAGTTTGATCATAGTGGGCATCGCCACAATCATTGGTTTGGCCTTTGCGTGGTACGCGGGCACAGGCGGCGTGACGTCCGGCGGCTATTCAGTGATGTTCATCTGCGCTTTGATTGCGTTTGGCGTAAACTGGGCAGTGTTTGTCCCGTCCGCCATTTTCCAAACTGAGAAATACTATGATCTGGTAGGCTCGGTGACTTATCTCTCCGTCATCGCCACAGCCTGCCTACTTTCGGGATCGCTCGATACGCGCGCAATTGTTGCGGCTTCGATGGTGGCGATCTGGTGCATTCGCCTGGGCACATTCCTGTTTAAGCGGATCAACGATAGCGGGCACGATTCGCGCTTCGATCAGATCAAAGTGAACCCGCCACGATTCCTCGTTGCTTGGACGCTGCAAGCATTGTGGGTGATTTTCACCGCGGCCGCTGCGCTCGCGATTATCACCGCGTCGACCCGAGTTCCGCTCGACCTGTTTTTCTGGATTGGCGCAGCGGTATGGCTGGCCGGTTTTGCGGTAGAAGTGATTGCCGACCGTCAAAAAAGCGCATTCCGCAAGGATTCTGAAAATGATGGAAAGTTCATCCAGTCGGGCCTGTGGGCATGGTCCCAGCACCCCAACTATTTCGGCGAAATCGTGCTGTGGGCCGGTATAGCGATTATGGCGATACCAGTGCTCTCCGGCAGCGGGTTTCTGGTGCTCATCTCACCGTTCTTCGTTACGCTGCTTCTGACCAAAATTAGCGGTATTCCCATGCTGGATAAGGCAGCCAAGAAAAAGTGGGGCGATGATCCAGAATATCAGGAATATCGTAAAAATACACCCAAGCTGATTATGCTGCCGCCTGGCAAATAAGTCTGCTAGGGGCGGCCGCCGAAGACGTTCTCGAAGGCACGCCAAGACATGACCGACCATATTCGTATCGCGACGCAAGACCGCGTAACCACCCTGACATTCGCTCGTCCGGAGAAAAAGAACGCGATTACGCAGACGATGTATGCCGCGATGGCAGCAGCGATCACCGAATATGGTGAAAGCGGTGGTGCCCGCGCATTCGTAATCACTGGCGAAGGAGATTACTTCACATCAGGCAACGATCTGCAAGATTTCGCGATGGGTTCCGCTGATGATGGACCGCCCCCGGTGGCAGATTTTCTCGCCGCAATTTCGACCTGCCCTAAACCGATCATTGCGGCCGTAAACGGGCCGGCAATTGGAGTGGGTCTGACCATGCTGTTGCATTGCGATCTGGTTTACGCCGCTGAAGGCGCAACGATGAGTGCGCCCTTCGTGAAGCTGGGTCTAGTGCCCGAGGCGTCTTCTTCGATGTTGCTTCCGGCTGCTGTCGGTATGGCAGTGGCCAACGACGTTTTTATGACCGGTCGTGCCCTAACTGCGATGGAAGCGCTCGATTTTGGTTTGGTTGCACGGGTTTTCGCGGCCGACGCTTTGGCGGATGAAGTCGCACAGATCGCGCTGCATGTTGCGAACTCTGCACCAACCGCGATGAAGCTCAGCAAGTCGCTGATCCGCAATCAGCGCGAAGCTGTGGCCGAGCATATGATGGCTGAGAGCAAGCTCTTCGCACAGCAACTCGCCTCACCCGACTTCGCAGAGAGCGTTGCCGCGATGATGCAGAAACGTCCGGCGGTCTATAAATAAGCGGCTGCTAGGCGTTTTTATCGACAAAGAAGCCAAGGTTGAGCCAGCTCTGCTTGAGGCCGTCCCAACTGGCCTGAGCGGCGTCCAAATCTAGTGCATAGTCGCTGGCGCTTTGGCATAGCGCGTCGGGTGCGCTCTCCCCAGCGAGCATCAGCTCGAGAAAACGATATTGCGGCTCGGTTAGAACCAATGTCCGCGTTAGGAAGTCTTTTCGCACCAAAGCGTAATGACCAATCTCAGCCGGTGGAAATGCCGGATCACCCTCTGCCTTTACGTCGTGATAATAGCGCGCGACGGGGAAACCGTAATCACAGATTGCAAAACAACGCTGAAGCTTCAATCGGTCATCCGGCGTTTCGGTACTTGCAAACGGCTTGCCTTCATGCCCCGGCGCATCAAACATGACGAATATCTGGCGTTCAAATTGCGCCAGATCGATCATGAAATCAATCCAGTTTTCCTTATCTCTATCCTCAGCATCGCGGTCCGGACGGCATGCGGCCAGATGGTCGGCAAAACGTCTCCCTAGGTCATAGAGCGTGTAGCTATCGGGCGGTTTTACCCGAAGGTAATCCAGCGTGAAATCGTTGAACAAGTCAGGGCCGAGCGCATGGCACAATGCCGGGTACTGCTCGCGCATGCAGGTCAATAGGCGGTCGTAATAGCTGCGCTGGTAAATCCCGAGCCGCTCCGCAGCGCTGCCAATTTCAGGCTGATTTACGAACTGATCGGTTGCCGCTGGATCGGTGGATGCAGGCGCAATCAACGCATGTTGCATCCAATTTTGCATCGCTTCGAGCTGATTCGTTGAGGCAGTCATGGCTCCACCAGCACGGTCCGTTCCATTGCATCTGGAATGAGGAAATCGATAGGCGTGGAGTGACCGCCCATGGATGGGGCTGATGGCTTGCTGGTTCGCGATGCCGCTCCACTATCGTTCATATATTCGCGCGCCTTCAGCAATTCGGCATGGCATTCAGCAAAATCTGGAATATTGCCGTCCCACTCCAGCAAAGTCGCAGCGCCTTTGGTTTTGGCCCAAGCCTGCTGGAACAATTTCCAGACGTCCGCGCGGACTGGCTGATCGTGCGTATCAATGATATGGCTTCCGCAATCCTCATGCCCGGCCAAATGCATCTGGACCACGCGGTCGCACGGAAATGCGTCGATATAGGCTGCCGGATCTTCGCTCGCGTTGAAGCAACTGACAAACACATTGTTCACATCCAGCAAGAACCCGCATCCGGTTTCATCGCCCAAATGACGGAAGAACTCCGGCTCAGCCAGAGTCGACTGCTTGAATGTCAGATAGCTGCTAGGATTTTCCAATATGAGCGGGCGTTCAAGATGGTCCTGCACGATCCTAACCCGCTTGATAACGTGAGCCAACGCTTCTTCGGTGAGCGGCAATGGCAAAAGATCATGCGAGTTCGCGCCATTGATACCGGTCCAGCACAGATGGTCACTGACCCACATCGCGTTGGTTTCATCAGCAAGCGCCTTCAGTTTGGCGAGGTAATCAAAATTCAGAGGGTCGCTGCTGCCGATAGACAGCGACACACCGTGCAGTGCAATCGGATAGCGTTCTGCAATCTGGTCCAACACGTGCCGCGGACGCCCGCCTGAATCCATGAAATTCTCGGAAATCGCCTCAAACCAATCGACCTCCGGCCATGTCGCCAAGATGTGGTCGAAATGCACATTGCGCAGCCCCAAACCCAAGCCGGGCATGGGCAGGAACTGCAGCATCTGTCTCGCGGTATTCTGGTCCATCAGAGGGGCTTTACGCCAGCCTTAGGAGCAACCACCAGCACCGCTTGTGCCACTCGATCCGCAAGCGGTCATATTGCTGCGGTTGACGTTGTTGTTTGAGATCCACTGGTATGCTGGACCTTTGCTTTGGAACTCCGCCGGTGCATCACCCAGTTCTCTGGGAAGTTCGCAACCGGCATCGACTTTGCCCATCGACTGCTTGTTGAGCAGTTCCGCCCGCGTCTGCGGCCATACGGTTTCTTCGAAGACCTTACGCGCGCGTTGCCACACGCTTTTGCCGCGATTGGCACCGTCGGTACTGAAGCGCTCCGCATTGATCGGCACCGCACAGGAACCGAGCGAGCGGCAATCATTATGCGCCGGGTTCTCCAACTCTTTCGAAGTGCCATAGAGACCGCAGCCACCCTGATTTTTGCAACTGTTCTGCACATGGCAGGTATGCGCGGGCGTAGTCGCGCAATAGCCCTGCCCCGCACAATCATTTTGGACATGCGCGCCTGTCACCGGATCAAAATGTCCCTCCAGCCCAAATCTGTCAGAGCCTTTGCAGCTGTTCAATCCCATGCAACTATGCAGCGGCAGGCCCTCGGGTTGTGTGCCGACAGTTGTCACAAATGCAGGCGCTTTTGCGTAGGGATACGGCGTTGGCACCGGTTCCCCCGGTCCGCTTTCGGGCTTCTGTTTCAGATGTTCGCGGCCTCTACGAGCTTGAGTCATGTGAAATATTCCCTCTTCTCAATTCAGATCTTTGGTTCAGCAATGCGGTGCGGGTTTGTCGTCATCCCAGAACGCCTTCACATCGGGAAGATGCTGCGGTGCGCCTTGGGCATCGGTGGCCGACAGGGCTTGCTCTACGTAGTAGATGACGCTTTGCGCGGGTTGATCGACTGACGGATCGGAGACGATCAGGGCCTCCGCAGCGGCGATGGCTTTCTTTCCCAATACATTCAATGTGGCGAAGGACCCTTCGCGCGGGCCAAGATGGATATTCTCGAACGTGGGCGCGAAGAATTTGCCTTTGTGCTTGCCGTTATTGATCGGGATGTCGCGCATCGTCTTGATCAGCTTGTCGAGCACCCAGATCATTGAGCGGTGCATGCCTTCATTGAAAAACAGGCGCTGGCTTTGCGGCGGCACCAGATAGAGCGTCTCGGTCAGCACCAGCATATATTGGAACACGCCGTTGCAGAAGTCGGAAATCGGCTGCAGCTCTTCGGGATAGTCAAGCGTGACCGGATTATCCGGATAGTCGATCACGACTTCGGCCAATTCACCAGCACCAATTGTCGGCGCTACCGGCGCAGGAGGTGCAGGATATTTGGGCAATTGCTCATGCAGCCCGCCCGATTCCATATGCGCCTTATATTCTTCCAACTGGGCCTGAATGGTCAGAAACTTGTAATAGTGCGACAGCTCATGCTTTGATGGATCATCCGTTGGCAAATCATGCATATGCGGCTGGGCATAGCCTTCACCCTGGTCGCAGATCGTATCGATCGCGATATAGGCGTCTTCCTTTGCATGAATCGTGACCAGCTCAGTCGCACCAGCGTGGCTGTCGTCCTCATTGGAGTAAATTGCGCCAGCTGCAGCGCTCCCACCTTCGACCGGTTTCGCGTCGGGATTGGCATGGTCTGGCGCGGGTTCCCACGGATCAAACTTGCCTTTGGTGTGCACTGTATCGGTATTGTTGGGCGAGTAGTTGAAGCTCTGAATTTGATGCTCGGCAGGGCCTTTGCGGAAATCCTCGTCCTCGATCCAATTGGTCGCAATAATACAGCGAACATAGGAATAGACCTGACCGATGGTTTTCCAATCATGGTTCTCCGGTACCGCATCCATCGTTTCGGGATATTCAATCTGCAGGAAGTGCCACAGCTGACTGTAGTCCAACTTACCAAGCGGGATGGCAACATCATGC
This genomic window from Pontixanthobacter aestiaquae contains:
- a CDS encoding ferritin-like domain-containing protein, which translates into the protein MNKHDPITRFTPAEQHLIDQLNSSLDRETALAELKKLLQVAVQIELATIPIYLYTYYSINRTVHSGENMRPSDVFANKTGGMIMSVAVEEMLHMSLSANILYSLGEMPKMYQLAPDSYPTVLPAHHQTDKWQPEGADGSHDVAIPLGKLDYSQLWHFLQIEYPETMDAVPENHDWKTIGQVYSYVRCIIATNWIEDEDFRKGPAEHQIQSFNYSPNNTDTVHTKGKFDPWEPAPDHANPDAKPVEGGSAAAGAIYSNEDDSHAGATELVTIHAKEDAYIAIDTICDQGEGYAQPHMHDLPTDDPSKHELSHYYKFLTIQAQLEEYKAHMESGGLHEQLPKYPAPPAPVAPTIGAGELAEVVIDYPDNPVTLDYPEELQPISDFCNGVFQYMLVLTETLYLVPPQSQRLFFNEGMHRSMIWVLDKLIKTMRDIPINNGKHKGKFFAPTFENIHLGPREGSFATLNVLGKKAIAAAEALIVSDPSVDQPAQSVIYYVEQALSATDAQGAPQHLPDVKAFWDDDKPAPHC